Proteins encoded together in one Amblyomma americanum isolate KBUSLIRL-KWMA chromosome 1, ASM5285725v1, whole genome shotgun sequence window:
- the LOC144116142 gene encoding uncharacterized protein LOC144116142 → MLLRIYDEELVLEPSAATSDTERDHTEQTDGGQQQQQSQVISGQQRPPSAPPSVDQRQPAARQQILPAMAKGIRGLQSMGLQLLTMRETHEYELRNKELEIERRKVENEERRLALEERKLELEEKKLQLEASSREENQQKFIEHLQKMFDDHDKKLLSILNAQQR, encoded by the exons ATGCTCCTCAGAATTTATGATGAGGAGCTTGTGCTGGAACCGTCTGCAGCTACCAGTGACACTGAGCGGGACCACACAGAGCAGACGGATggtggccagcagcagcagcagagccaaGTCATTTCAGGGCAACAGCGTCCTCCCTCAGCACCTCCGTCTGTCGACCAGCGCCAGCCTGCAGCTAGGCAACAGATTCTGCCGGCCATGGCTAAAG GAATTCGAGGACTACAAAGCATGGGCCTCCAGCTTCTGACAATGAGGGAGACTCATGAATATGAACTTCGGAACAAGGAGCTGGAAATTGAAAGGAGGAAAGTGGAGAACGAGGAGCGCCGCCTTGCTTTAGAGGAACGCAAGCTggagctcgaagaaaaaaaactccaatTGGAAGCATCCTCCCGGGAAGAAAACCAACAGAAATTCATTGAGCATCTACAAAAAATGTTTGATGATCACGACAAAAAACTGCTCAGTATACTGAATGCACAACAGCGATAA
- the LOC144116141 gene encoding uncharacterized protein LOC144116141 produces MPKSILQDPLLLSQLKWSEIEDLLCLEVFGETQRDPLSVRGLLNIDDIDSGVFRRHFRFEKHDLHRLQRPLQIPEAVVTPQRVAVPGDEALCITLRRLAYPNRLCDLEDLFRRHSSTLSSVTNIVLGHIETRFFHLLDDLNNHAWLNLDSLETFSQAVHKKGAPLKNCWAFIDGTARPICRPSRNQNVYFSGHKRVHALKYQSVMCPNGIICQLDGSYPGSKHDAGNFGNSQAYAKLEKLVQGRNYVIYGDPAYPLRPLLLKPYGGGSLTPEQQAFNKAMSSVRQAVEWGFGKIARLFAFVDFKKNQKLYLQNLPRIYKASALLANCHTCLYSAQVSQYFCLEPPPLEDYLSPR; encoded by the exons ATGCCGAAGAGCATACTCCAAGACCCGCTACTCTTGTCACAGCTAAAGTGGTCAGAGATAGAAGACTTGCTATGTCTTGAAGTCTTTGGTGAGACGCAACGTGACCCACTGTCTGTGCGCGGGCTTCTGAACATTGACGACATCGACAGTGGTGTGTTCAGGAGACATTTTCGATTCGAGAAGCATGACTTGCACAGGCTGCAGAGGCCCTTACAAATACCTGAAGCGGTGGTAACTCCACAGAGGGTGGCAGTTCCCGGGGACGAGGCCCTGTGCATAACCCTGCGACGGCTTGCGTACCCGAACCGGCTCTGCGATCTGGAAGACCTTTTCAGACGACACAGCTCTACCCTATCGTCTGTGACCAACATAGTTCTCGGGCACATTGAAACGCGTTTTTTTCATTTGTTGGATGACCTAAACAACCATGCCTGGCTGAACCTGGACTCGCTAGAAACGTTCTCTCAG GCAGTTCACAAAAAAGGAGCCCCGCTTAAAAACTGCTGGGCGTTCATAGACGGCACGGCGCGACCGATATGCCGACCATCTAGAAACCAAAATGTTTATTTTAGCGGCCACAAACGCGTCCACGCCCTGAAATACCAGTCTGTAATGTGCCCAAATGGGATTATCTGTCAGTTAGACGGATCGTATCCCGGAAGCAAACATGATGCTG gtAACTTCGGAAACAGCCAAGCATATGCAAAGTTGGAAAAGCTTGTTCAGGGGCGCAACTACGTCATCTACGGGGACCCTGCCTACCCTTTGCGGCCCCTTCTGCTGAAGCCCTATGGCGGTGGTTCCTTGACCCCTGAGCAGCAAGCATTCAACAAAGCTATGAGCAGCGTGAGGCAGGCAGTGGAATggggcttcggtaaaattgcgaGACTTTTTGCCTTTGTAGACTTCAAAAAAAATCAGAAGCTTTACCTCCAGAACCTGCCACGCATATACAAAGCAAGTGCACTTCTTGCGAACTGCCATACCTGCTTGTACAGCGCCCAAGTTTCTCAGTATTTTTGCCTTGAGCCACCACCTCTAGAGGATTACCTTTCCCCTCGATAG